From Anopheles coluzzii chromosome 3, AcolN3, whole genome shotgun sequence, the proteins below share one genomic window:
- the LOC120957934 gene encoding protein cornichon — MAFNFPAFSYIVALIIDAFLIFFSIFHVIAFDELKTDYKNPIDQCNSLNPLVLPEYGLHILFNLLFLFSGEWLSLALNIPLIAYHIWRYANRPVMSQPGLYDPTSIMNTDVLRACLREGWIKLAVYLLSFFYYLYGMIMALIAS, encoded by the exons aTGGCGTTTAACTTCCCCGCATTTAGCTACATCGTGGCATTAATTATCGATGCCTTTCTCATATTCTTTTCCATCTTCCACGTGATTGCCTTCGACGAGCTGAAGACGGACTACAAAAACCCGATCGATCAGTGCAATTCGCTCAATCCG CTCGTCCTGCCGGAGTACGGGCTGCATATACTGTTCAATTTgctgttcctattttcgggcGAATGGCTATCGCTCGCCCTAAACATACCGCTCATCGCGTACCATATATGGAG GTACGCTAACAGGCCGGTTATGTCGCAGCCGGGACTGTACGATCCAACCAGCATCATGAATACGGATGTGTTGCGAGCGTGCTTACGGGAAGGTTGGATTAAGCTGGCGGTGTACCTTTTATCGTTCTTCTACTATCTTTACGG CATGATAATGGCTCTGATTGCATCGTAA